A single window of Vibrio gazogenes DNA harbors:
- the udk gene encoding uridine kinase produces the protein MSDHNQCVIIGIAGASASGKSLIASTIYRELRAKVGDHQIGVITEDRYYKDQSHLSMEQRVKTNYDHPSALDHDLLCEHLQQLVQGESVDVPEYSYTEHTRTDNTQCMNPKKVIILEGILLLTEPRLRELMHATIFMDTPLDICLLRRVKRDVEERGRTLDSVLKQYQETVRPMFLQFIEPSKQYADIIVPRGGKNRIAIDVLKAHIAKLLKS, from the coding sequence ATGTCTGATCACAATCAATGCGTCATTATAGGGATTGCTGGCGCTTCTGCCTCAGGGAAAAGTCTTATCGCGAGTACCATCTACCGTGAATTGCGAGCCAAAGTCGGCGACCACCAAATCGGTGTGATTACCGAAGATCGCTACTATAAGGATCAAAGTCATCTGAGCATGGAGCAACGGGTCAAAACCAATTATGACCATCCGAGTGCGCTGGACCATGATTTATTATGTGAACATTTACAGCAATTGGTTCAGGGAGAGTCGGTTGATGTCCCCGAATATAGTTATACCGAACATACCCGCACAGACAATACGCAGTGTATGAATCCGAAAAAGGTCATCATTCTGGAAGGCATTCTGTTGTTGACTGAGCCGCGTCTGAGAGAATTAATGCACGCGACTATTTTTATGGATACCCCTTTAGATATTTGTCTGCTGCGTCGCGTGAAACGTGATGTTGAAGAGCGGGGACGAACACTTGATTCGGTGTTGAAGCAGTATCAGGAAACGGTCAGACCGATGTTTTTACAGTTTATTGAACCGTCTAAGCAGTATGCAGATATCATTGTTCCGCGTGGTGGGAAAAACCGGATTGCCATCGATGTGTTGAAAGCCCATATTGCTAAGTTGCTCAAGTCCTGA
- the moaD gene encoding molybdopterin synthase sulfur carrier subunit — protein MIKVLFFAQTRELVGQAELELPCTFATLDALRCDLAKRSEKWALAMNSDRLLAAVNQTIVSLDTAIDDGDEIAFFPPVTGG, from the coding sequence ATGATTAAAGTCCTATTTTTTGCTCAGACCCGAGAGCTGGTCGGGCAGGCAGAACTTGAATTGCCATGTACGTTCGCAACCCTTGATGCGCTGAGATGCGATTTGGCGAAGCGCTCGGAGAAGTGGGCGTTGGCAATGAATTCTGATCGTTTGTTGGCTGCAGTTAATCAAACTATCGTTTCACTGGATACAGCGATTGATGATGGTGATGAAATTGCATTTTTTCCGCCAGTAACAGGAGGTTGA
- the moaC gene encoding cyclic pyranopterin monophosphate synthase MoaC → MSQLTHINAAGEANMVDVSDKADSVREARAEALVYMAEDTLQLILSGQHHKGDVFATARIAGIQAAKRTWELIPLCHPLLLSKVEVRLTAIETASCVRIESLCRLTGKTGVEMEALTAASVAALTVYDMCKAVQKDMVIGPVRLLEKSGGKSGHFKVES, encoded by the coding sequence ATGAGCCAACTTACCCATATTAATGCCGCTGGTGAAGCCAATATGGTGGACGTTTCCGACAAAGCTGATTCTGTTCGTGAAGCAAGGGCGGAAGCATTGGTTTACATGGCGGAAGACACATTGCAATTGATCCTTTCCGGTCAGCATCATAAAGGGGATGTCTTTGCCACCGCCCGGATTGCTGGGATTCAAGCCGCAAAACGAACCTGGGAACTGATCCCGCTTTGTCATCCTCTGTTGTTATCGAAGGTGGAAGTGCGCTTGACAGCAATCGAGACGGCGTCGTGTGTCAGAATCGAGTCTTTGTGTCGGCTGACGGGAAAAACAGGTGTTGAAATGGAAGCACTGACCGCTGCATCTGTTGCAGCGCTGACGGTTTACGATATGTGTAAAGCTGTTCAGAAGGACATGGTTATCGGCCCGGTTCGATTACTGGAAAAGTCCGGAGGAAAGTCTGGCCATTTTAAGGTGGAATCATGA
- a CDS encoding AsmA family protein, giving the protein MKKLLLAVVIICAVIAAGIVTLVTVVDPNQFKPLIVEQTKKATGMDVVIGGDIHWQFFPAIGFQVDDVSLKNPTGFQRQNLLHVSHLSIDVAVMPLLDKELDIGSINLDGADIQIETLRDGTTNLDRLLHQQQAQQTDTAKPTDAATPEQQTSTDSTESTEKAQSWQVRVAGVDIREARIAVLNEAQPENQLSLQDVNLTVSAFAPNQWTTFSWSVQGKRAVQQFSVAGEGEFRLSADYRHYALRQISVKGSYQDKTNDVRTLTLSLPMFEVGQDAPFEMSVAGKLADNDINFTGKGTLNLDAKYQHVRVNGLDTQLKLTGAQLPVSPLPIAVQGNLRMNLPESQLDMRDLKLQVADVKLQGNTSLHLGNKPAIHFRLQGDQIDLSPFLPPATDTGAATQDASSAQASVAAVNSTTQAPQTASTQEPDLTALKAFDLDGTLNIAGLTAQKLTLNNLGIKVNLRHGVLTLSELQADLYQGHLQGNGVLNASVAPATYQIQQSLQGIQIQPVLKAVADNDRLEGKGSVVLDLRGRGLSEKRLKENIAGTVKVQLQDGAVNGINVAQIIRQGYAKLKGKPLDDTEGVQKTDFSAASATLHLSRGVATIKESALQSPLLRVHTQGDVNYVAQTMDVVVRASIVGTLKGQGGKDINELKDVTIPIQVKGSWTQPKYKLVFDDVVKQKVEKELDRGLEKLDGKIKDERTKKALNKLLKGLL; this is encoded by the coding sequence ATGAAAAAATTACTCCTTGCGGTTGTGATAATTTGCGCTGTGATTGCCGCTGGCATCGTCACATTAGTCACCGTCGTTGACCCGAATCAGTTCAAGCCGCTGATTGTCGAGCAAACGAAGAAAGCAACGGGAATGGATGTTGTGATTGGCGGTGATATCCACTGGCAGTTTTTTCCTGCGATTGGTTTTCAGGTTGATGATGTATCACTGAAAAATCCAACAGGTTTCCAGCGACAAAATTTACTGCACGTATCACACCTGTCTATTGATGTGGCTGTGATGCCACTTCTGGATAAAGAGTTGGACATCGGCAGTATCAATCTGGACGGTGCTGATATTCAGATCGAAACCTTGCGGGACGGCACCACCAATTTAGATCGTCTGCTTCATCAGCAGCAAGCACAGCAAACGGACACGGCGAAGCCAACTGATGCTGCCACACCAGAGCAGCAGACATCAACGGATTCAACTGAGTCGACTGAAAAGGCGCAGTCATGGCAGGTTCGCGTGGCTGGCGTCGATATCCGCGAAGCTCGTATCGCGGTACTCAATGAGGCTCAGCCAGAAAATCAACTCTCGCTTCAGGATGTGAATCTGACGGTGAGTGCTTTTGCCCCAAACCAGTGGACGACGTTTTCCTGGTCTGTTCAGGGGAAACGGGCCGTGCAACAATTCTCGGTCGCGGGAGAGGGGGAGTTTCGTTTATCCGCTGATTATCGCCACTATGCGCTACGCCAGATCTCGGTGAAGGGCAGTTATCAGGATAAAACGAACGATGTGCGTACTCTGACGTTGTCTTTACCGATGTTCGAAGTCGGTCAGGATGCACCGTTTGAGATGTCTGTTGCAGGTAAACTTGCCGATAATGACATCAATTTTACCGGGAAAGGCACATTGAATCTGGATGCAAAATATCAGCATGTTCGGGTCAATGGGTTGGATACACAATTAAAGCTCACAGGCGCACAACTCCCTGTGAGTCCGTTACCGATTGCAGTGCAGGGAAATCTTCGGATGAATCTGCCTGAAAGCCAGTTGGATATGCGCGATTTAAAACTCCAAGTGGCGGATGTGAAATTACAAGGTAACACGTCGCTTCATCTGGGGAATAAGCCTGCGATTCATTTCCGGCTTCAGGGCGATCAGATTGATCTCAGCCCGTTTTTACCACCAGCAACGGACACTGGGGCTGCCACACAAGATGCGTCATCTGCTCAAGCCTCGGTGGCTGCTGTGAATTCGACGACACAAGCGCCACAAACCGCGTCAACTCAAGAACCGGACCTGACGGCGCTCAAAGCATTTGATCTCGACGGGACGCTAAATATTGCCGGGCTTACAGCGCAGAAACTGACGTTAAATAACTTGGGGATCAAAGTGAATCTGCGGCATGGCGTGCTGACACTTTCTGAGTTGCAGGCCGACCTATATCAAGGCCATTTACAAGGGAATGGGGTTCTCAATGCCAGCGTTGCACCTGCGACTTATCAGATCCAGCAGTCCTTGCAAGGGATTCAGATTCAACCGGTGTTAAAAGCAGTGGCTGACAATGACCGTCTTGAAGGTAAAGGCTCAGTTGTACTTGATCTGCGCGGCCGGGGTTTAAGTGAAAAACGCCTTAAAGAGAACATTGCCGGGACAGTGAAAGTTCAATTGCAGGATGGTGCAGTCAACGGTATCAATGTCGCTCAGATCATTCGTCAGGGCTACGCCAAATTGAAAGGCAAACCGCTGGATGACACCGAAGGTGTGCAGAAAACAGACTTTAGTGCCGCCAGTGCGACACTTCACTTAAGCCGAGGTGTTGCCACCATCAAAGAAAGCGCGTTACAGTCTCCGCTATTGCGTGTACATACTCAAGGTGACGTGAATTATGTGGCGCAAACAATGGATGTGGTTGTCCGTGCATCGATTGTCGGGACCCTGAAAGGCCAAGGCGGAAAAGATATCAATGAGCTGAAAGATGTCACTATTCCGATTCAGGTCAAGGGAAGCTGGACACAACCTAAATATAAGTTGGTTTTCGATGATGTTGTGAAACAGAAAGTGGAAAAAGAACTTGATAGGGGTTTGGAAAAGCTGGATGGCAAAATCAAAGATGAGCGTACCAAAAAAGCGCTGAACAAGCTGCTTAAGGGACTTTTATAA
- the metG gene encoding methionine--tRNA ligase encodes MATEPRKILVTCALPYANGSIHLGHMLEHIQADIWVRYQRLRGNVIHFICADDAHGTPIMLKAQQMGITPEEMIASVSQEHQKDFAGFDISFDNYHSTHSEENRALSSLIYQQLKTNGFISSRTISQLYDPEKEMFLPDRFVKGTCPKCHSEDQYGDNCDACGETYSPTDLINPKSAVSGATPVMKDSEHFFFDLPQFADMLKAWTRSGSLQTEMANKMQEWFESGLQQWDISRDAPYFGFEIPGESGKYFYVWLDAPIGYMGSFKNLCDRRDDLDFDEYWHKNSQAELYHFIGKDIVYFHSLFWPAMLEGSGFRKPNNVFVHGYVTVNGAKMSKSKGTFIKASTYLDHLDPECLRYYYAAKLNNRIDDLDLNLEDFTQRVNSDIVNKIVNLASRNAGFINKRFAGQLAATCVEPELYQTFIDAAEHIGELYENREFGRAIREITALADKANQYVDEKAPWVIAKQEGKEQELQAICSMGLNLFRVLMTYLKPVMPALAARSEAFLNQELSWDAIQQPLVDHEIAAFKALFSRIDPKQIEAMVEASKEAVEAERAIIQASAQEETELSKDPVAPEIEFDDFAKVDLRIAKILSCEAVPKADKLLKFQLDIGGEVRQVFSGIKAAYQPEELVGKYTVMVANLKPRKMKFGLSEGMILAAGPGGKELWILEPHEGARPGMRVM; translated from the coding sequence ATGGCAACTGAACCAAGAAAAATTCTGGTAACTTGTGCCCTGCCGTATGCCAACGGTTCTATCCACTTGGGTCATATGCTGGAGCATATTCAAGCGGATATCTGGGTACGCTACCAACGCCTACGCGGCAATGTCATTCACTTTATCTGTGCAGATGATGCACACGGTACCCCGATTATGCTGAAAGCACAGCAGATGGGGATCACGCCAGAAGAAATGATTGCTTCGGTCAGTCAAGAACACCAGAAAGATTTTGCCGGTTTTGATATTAGCTTTGATAACTATCACAGCACTCACAGTGAAGAAAACCGTGCGCTTTCTTCGCTGATTTATCAACAACTCAAGACCAACGGCTTTATTTCCAGCCGGACGATTTCCCAACTGTACGATCCTGAAAAAGAAATGTTTTTGCCTGATCGTTTTGTCAAAGGCACCTGCCCTAAATGTCACTCAGAAGATCAATATGGCGATAACTGTGATGCCTGTGGCGAAACCTACAGCCCAACAGACTTGATCAATCCAAAGTCTGCCGTGTCCGGTGCGACACCGGTCATGAAAGATTCTGAGCATTTCTTCTTTGATTTACCCCAATTTGCAGACATGCTGAAAGCGTGGACACGGTCTGGTTCTTTACAAACAGAAATGGCCAATAAAATGCAGGAGTGGTTTGAATCCGGTCTGCAACAGTGGGACATCTCACGCGATGCACCTTATTTCGGTTTTGAGATCCCGGGCGAAAGCGGCAAATATTTTTATGTCTGGCTCGATGCACCGATCGGCTACATGGGGTCGTTTAAGAATTTATGTGATCGACGCGATGATCTGGATTTCGACGAATACTGGCACAAAAACAGTCAGGCCGAACTTTACCACTTCATCGGTAAAGACATTGTCTACTTCCACAGCCTATTCTGGCCAGCCATGCTGGAAGGGTCTGGTTTTCGTAAACCGAATAACGTATTCGTTCACGGCTATGTCACGGTGAACGGCGCGAAGATGTCGAAGTCCAAAGGGACATTCATCAAAGCGAGTACCTATTTAGACCATCTTGACCCAGAGTGCTTGCGTTACTATTACGCAGCTAAACTCAATAACCGCATTGATGACCTCGATTTGAATCTGGAAGATTTCACCCAACGGGTGAACTCGGATATCGTCAATAAAATCGTCAATCTGGCATCACGCAATGCAGGTTTTATCAACAAACGTTTTGCAGGACAACTGGCAGCGACTTGTGTCGAACCAGAACTGTATCAGACATTTATTGATGCTGCTGAACATATCGGTGAACTGTATGAAAACCGAGAGTTTGGCCGGGCGATCCGCGAGATCACCGCCTTGGCGGATAAAGCCAACCAATATGTTGATGAAAAAGCACCATGGGTGATTGCCAAACAGGAAGGAAAAGAGCAGGAGCTACAAGCGATCTGTTCCATGGGTCTGAACCTGTTCCGCGTCCTGATGACTTACCTCAAACCCGTGATGCCAGCGCTGGCAGCCCGTAGTGAAGCATTCCTCAATCAAGAACTGAGCTGGGATGCCATCCAACAACCTTTGGTTGATCATGAGATTGCAGCGTTTAAAGCCCTCTTCAGTCGCATCGATCCAAAACAGATTGAAGCGATGGTCGAGGCTTCCAAAGAAGCGGTTGAGGCCGAGAGAGCCATCATTCAGGCATCCGCTCAGGAAGAGACGGAACTCAGTAAAGACCCAGTTGCACCCGAGATTGAATTTGATGATTTCGCCAAAGTGGATCTTCGTATTGCGAAAATCTTATCTTGTGAAGCGGTTCCTAAAGCGGATAAGTTACTCAAGTTCCAGCTGGACATCGGTGGTGAGGTTCGTCAGGTCTTTTCCGGAATCAAAGCTGCTTATCAGCCTGAAGAGCTCGTGGGTAAATATACTGTGATGGTTGCCAACCTGAAGCCTCGGAAAATGAAGTTTGGCTTATCTGAAGGCATGATTCTCGCAGCCGGTCCGGGTGGAAAAGAGCTCTGGATACTCGAACCACATGAAGGTGCCCGTCCGGGTATGCGCGTCATGTAA
- the moaB gene encoding molybdenum cofactor biosynthesis protein B → MGHAQTEFRPAKIAVLTVSDTRTEENDTSGGYLAEQLQQAGHQLADKQIVVDDRYKIRAIVSQWIADEDVQVVLITGGTGFTSRDSTPEALTPLFDKQVEGFGELFRMVSYEEIGTSTIQSRAVAGFANHTVIFAMPGSTGACKTAWTKIICQQLDASHRPCNFMPHL, encoded by the coding sequence ATGGGACATGCTCAAACTGAATTCAGACCGGCAAAAATTGCGGTCTTAACCGTTTCTGACACGAGAACGGAGGAAAATGACACATCCGGCGGTTATTTGGCTGAACAGCTCCAGCAAGCCGGACATCAGCTCGCGGATAAACAGATCGTGGTTGATGATCGCTATAAAATTCGCGCAATTGTTTCCCAGTGGATTGCGGATGAAGATGTTCAGGTGGTTTTAATCACCGGTGGGACAGGCTTTACTTCACGAGACAGTACACCGGAAGCGTTAACACCCCTGTTTGATAAACAAGTGGAAGGATTTGGTGAGTTATTTCGCATGGTTTCTTATGAAGAGATTGGTACTTCGACTATTCAATCACGGGCGGTTGCCGGTTTTGCCAACCATACAGTCATTTTTGCGATGCCGGGTTCAACCGGTGCCTGCAAGACTGCGTGGACAAAAATTATTTGCCAGCAGTTGGATGCATCACACCGGCCATGCAATTTTATGCCCCATTTATAA
- the moaA gene encoding GTP 3',8-cyclase MoaA → MAQFEDSFQRKFYYLRLSLTDVCNFKCTYCLPDGYQAEAQRPQFLSLPEIQRVVTAFASCGTSKVRLTGGEPTLRRDFTDIIHLVSSTPGIEQVAMTTNGFRLAKSAAEWRQAGLTNINVSVDSLDPRMFHQITGENKYRQVMDGIEQALAVGFSQVKVNVVLLKGLNDRQLPAFLDWIRDLPIQLRFIELMQTGTMDDFFQQHHVSGQSVYQQLLGEGWIPKVRACHDGPAKVLAHPDYQGELGFIMPYEKNFCASCNRLRVSAKGKLHLCLFGESGIELRDLLQQDEQQSALIERIQQALGEKAVSHFLHDGHAGMTPHLASIGG, encoded by the coding sequence ATGGCTCAATTTGAAGATAGCTTTCAGCGTAAATTTTACTATTTACGTCTGTCGTTGACGGACGTATGCAATTTTAAATGTACCTACTGTTTACCGGACGGATATCAGGCAGAGGCTCAGCGGCCTCAGTTTTTATCATTGCCGGAAATTCAGCGGGTTGTCACCGCATTCGCAAGTTGCGGAACCTCTAAAGTGCGGTTAACCGGTGGTGAACCGACACTACGTCGGGATTTTACCGATATCATCCATCTCGTCTCCTCTACTCCCGGCATTGAACAAGTGGCGATGACCACCAACGGGTTCCGTCTGGCAAAATCAGCAGCGGAATGGCGTCAGGCCGGGTTGACCAATATTAATGTCAGCGTTGATAGCCTCGATCCGAGGATGTTCCATCAAATTACCGGTGAAAATAAGTATCGACAGGTCATGGACGGTATCGAACAAGCGTTGGCAGTCGGTTTCTCCCAAGTCAAAGTGAACGTCGTCTTATTGAAGGGGCTGAATGATCGTCAGTTACCCGCATTTCTGGATTGGATCCGTGATTTGCCGATCCAGCTCCGTTTTATTGAATTGATGCAGACTGGAACGATGGATGATTTCTTCCAGCAACATCATGTTTCGGGGCAGAGCGTTTATCAGCAACTACTCGGTGAAGGATGGATTCCGAAGGTGCGCGCTTGTCATGATGGACCTGCTAAAGTTTTAGCGCATCCTGACTATCAGGGAGAACTTGGCTTCATCATGCCTTATGAAAAAAACTTCTGTGCGAGCTGTAATCGTCTGCGTGTTTCAGCGAAAGGCAAGCTGCATCTGTGTCTGTTTGGTGAATCTGGGATTGAATTGCGTGATTTACTTCAGCAAGACGAGCAGCAATCAGCGCTGATTGAGCGGATTCAGCAGGCTTTGGGTGAAAAAGCCGTGAGCCATTTCTTACATGATGGTCACGCGGGTATGACACCGCACTTAGCATCGATTGGCGGTTAG
- a CDS encoding CBS domain-containing protein: MESLKVRHYMTQHSITFKADMSLSAALERVIEFNDFFSGPVIDDHGRVIGFLSEQDLLDKLVKVSYFCQDSHMVGDCMTQVVDTVSPDLPIIELADHMRDGRSTYPVVEDGRLVGVINRRAVLKAINKNLHSCFKRQV; this comes from the coding sequence ATGGAATCACTCAAAGTTAGACATTATATGACGCAGCATTCGATTACCTTCAAAGCTGACATGTCATTATCTGCTGCATTGGAAAGAGTCATTGAATTTAATGATTTTTTTAGTGGTCCAGTGATTGATGATCATGGCAGAGTAATTGGCTTTTTATCGGAGCAGGATCTACTCGATAAGTTGGTGAAAGTCAGTTATTTCTGTCAGGACTCCCATATGGTCGGTGATTGTATGACACAAGTGGTTGATACCGTCAGTCCGGACTTACCGATTATCGAGTTAGCCGATCACATGCGTGATGGGCGCTCAACTTATCCTGTGGTTGAAGACGGGCGATTAGTTGGTGTGATTAATCGGCGTGCTGTACTGAAAGCGATTAATAAAAATCTTCATAGTTGCTTTAAACGGCAGGTATAA
- the moaE gene encoding molybdopterin synthase catalytic subunit MoaE: MGYSVAVQHDDFCVEDEYQALSQGDDAGAVVTFVGKVRDMNLGNQVTGLHLEHYPGMTEKALNTICEQALQRWPLLAIRVIHRIGDLAIGAQIVFVGVSSHHRDAAFAASAFIMDTLKTQAPFWKKETTSRGERWLDSRDSDRLAAEKWQ; encoded by the coding sequence ATGGGATACTCCGTTGCTGTTCAACACGATGATTTTTGTGTTGAAGATGAATATCAGGCGCTGTCTCAGGGAGATGATGCTGGTGCGGTTGTGACATTTGTCGGCAAAGTTAGGGATATGAATCTGGGCAATCAGGTGACAGGGTTACATCTTGAACACTATCCCGGCATGACCGAAAAAGCGCTGAATACCATTTGTGAGCAAGCGTTACAACGCTGGCCTTTACTGGCAATTCGCGTGATCCATCGCATTGGTGATTTGGCGATTGGTGCGCAAATTGTTTTTGTTGGTGTCAGTAGTCACCATCGTGATGCAGCCTTTGCGGCCAGTGCTTTTATTATGGATACGCTGAAGACTCAGGCCCCTTTCTGGAAAAAAGAAACAACCAGTCGTGGCGAACGCTGGTTAGATAGTCGAGATTCGGATCGATTAGCTGCTGAAAAATGGCAGTAA
- the cobO gene encoding cob(I)yrinic acid a,c-diamide adenosyltransferase, translated as MSNEDNQSDRYQARQQRIKEKVDAKIASATEERGIVIVITGNGKGKSTSGFGTVARAVGHGLNCGVAQFIKGTWDNGERNLLEKLGVTFHVMSTGFTWETQNKDTDTAAAQAVWEQCQQMLQDETLNVVLLDELTYMVSYGYVALEEVLTALQQRPPMQTVIITGRGAHRELLDLADTVSEVKNVKHAFQAGVKAQQGIDW; from the coding sequence ATGTCAAATGAAGATAACCAATCTGATCGTTATCAGGCACGCCAGCAACGAATCAAAGAAAAAGTTGATGCGAAAATTGCATCAGCAACTGAAGAACGCGGAATTGTGATCGTGATTACCGGTAATGGAAAAGGCAAGTCAACATCCGGTTTTGGTACGGTTGCCAGAGCCGTCGGACATGGTCTGAATTGCGGTGTAGCGCAGTTTATAAAAGGCACATGGGATAACGGAGAACGCAACCTACTGGAAAAGTTGGGCGTCACATTTCATGTCATGTCAACCGGGTTCACTTGGGAAACGCAGAATAAAGATACGGATACCGCTGCCGCACAGGCTGTGTGGGAACAATGCCAGCAGATGTTGCAAGATGAAACGCTTAACGTGGTCTTGTTAGATGAACTGACATATATGGTCAGTTATGGCTATGTGGCACTGGAAGAGGTTCTCACTGCCCTGCAACAACGACCTCCGATGCAAACAGTCATCATTACCGGTCGTGGTGCACATCGAGAACTGCTTGATCTGGCAGATACTGTTTCAGAAGTTAAAAATGTCAAACACGCTTTTCAAGCCGGTGTAAAAGCGCAGCAAGGGATCGACTGGTAA
- the apbC gene encoding iron-sulfur cluster carrier protein ApbC produces MRQLTPPQQLCIWLNQFSHPCLRSDWASQPGLVYTHEDDRYHIELPFAANTLADELRQWLAAQTDRPVAGDICVHIVPKTLQTQVASPVKGVKNIIAVTSGKGGVGKSTTAVNLALGLAASHARVGILDADIYGPSVPMMLGTVHAELAVRDERWMQPVLSHGLYSHSIGYLMSQDDAAVWRGPMASKAFQQLLNETEWPSLDYLVVDMPPGTGDIQLTLSQQMPLTGAVVVTTPQDLALADARKGVAMFEKVNVPVVGLVENMSYHICSQCGHREDLFGTGGAEKMAQEYGLSLLAKIPLHRQVREDIDTGCPTVVARPESEHSQLYLAMAERIASHLYWHGQVIPDAIPFTHLK; encoded by the coding sequence ATGCGGCAGCTTACACCTCCCCAACAACTCTGTATCTGGTTGAATCAATTTTCTCACCCTTGTTTGCGTTCCGATTGGGCATCCCAACCGGGTCTGGTTTACACCCATGAAGATGACCGCTATCACATTGAACTCCCTTTTGCTGCGAATACACTGGCGGACGAGCTACGTCAATGGCTTGCTGCGCAAACCGATCGACCGGTTGCCGGTGACATTTGTGTTCACATCGTGCCGAAAACCTTACAGACCCAAGTCGCGTCTCCTGTCAAAGGGGTCAAAAATATTATTGCAGTCACTTCTGGAAAAGGCGGTGTCGGAAAATCCACAACCGCGGTCAATCTGGCCTTGGGGCTGGCTGCCTCTCATGCCCGTGTCGGCATCTTGGATGCCGATATCTATGGGCCATCCGTGCCAATGATGTTAGGAACGGTCCATGCAGAACTGGCGGTTCGTGATGAACGTTGGATGCAACCGGTTCTGTCACACGGCTTGTATTCACATTCAATTGGTTATCTGATGAGTCAGGATGATGCTGCCGTATGGCGAGGCCCGATGGCCTCCAAAGCGTTTCAGCAACTGCTCAATGAGACCGAATGGCCGTCGTTAGACTACTTGGTGGTGGATATGCCACCGGGCACCGGAGACATCCAACTTACCTTATCACAGCAGATGCCGTTGACTGGCGCGGTGGTGGTCACCACACCGCAAGATTTGGCACTCGCGGATGCCCGCAAAGGTGTGGCGATGTTTGAAAAGGTCAATGTCCCTGTCGTCGGGTTGGTGGAGAATATGAGTTATCACATCTGTAGTCAGTGTGGTCACCGTGAAGACCTCTTCGGAACAGGCGGGGCGGAGAAAATGGCGCAGGAATATGGCTTGAGTCTCCTGGCGAAAATCCCATTACACCGGCAGGTTCGAGAAGATATTGATACAGGTTGCCCGACCGTTGTCGCACGACCTGAAAGCGAGCATTCTCAGCTTTATCTGGCGATGGCTGAGCGGATTGCCAGCCATTTGTATTGGCATGGTCAGGTGATTCCGGATGCGATCCCCTTCACTCATCTGAAATAA
- the udp gene encoding uridine phosphorylase: protein MSDKVFHLGVTQEDLNGATLAILPGDPERVKKIADQMDSPEFLASHREFTLYRAKVEGKPVIVCSTGIGGPSTSIAVEELAQLGVRSFLRVGTTGAIQPNIQIGDMIVTTGAVRLDGASLHFAPMEFPAVSDFAAMSALKQAADNEGIPVHTGITASSDTFYPGQERYDTYSGRVTRRFQGSVEEWQAMGVMNFEMESATLFTMCASSGLQAGCVGGVIINRTLKEIPDHAIIKEVEAKSIRVVVKAAALLLA from the coding sequence ATGTCAGATAAAGTTTTTCATCTCGGAGTCACGCAAGAAGATCTGAATGGTGCAACACTGGCGATATTGCCTGGTGACCCTGAACGCGTTAAGAAAATTGCTGACCAAATGGATTCTCCAGAATTTTTGGCGAGTCATCGTGAATTTACCCTGTATCGCGCAAAAGTTGAGGGTAAACCTGTCATTGTTTGTTCAACAGGTATCGGTGGACCATCGACTTCAATTGCAGTAGAAGAGCTGGCACAGTTAGGCGTTCGCAGCTTCTTACGTGTTGGTACAACGGGCGCGATTCAGCCCAATATTCAGATCGGGGATATGATCGTGACAACCGGTGCTGTTCGTTTAGATGGTGCAAGTCTGCACTTTGCTCCGATGGAATTCCCGGCTGTCTCAGATTTTGCTGCGATGAGTGCACTTAAGCAGGCTGCTGATAATGAAGGCATTCCGGTTCATACGGGAATTACAGCGTCGAGTGACACATTCTATCCGGGTCAAGAGCGTTACGACACGTATTCTGGTCGGGTAACGCGCCGTTTTCAGGGCTCAGTCGAAGAGTGGCAAGCGATGGGCGTGATGAACTTTGAGATGGAATCCGCAACGCTGTTTACCATGTGCGCCAGTTCTGGTCTGCAAGCGGGATGTGTGGGTGGTGTGATTATCAACCGGACACTCAAAGAAATTCCGGATCATGCGATTATTAAAGAGGTTGAAGCAAAATCGATCCGTGTTGTCGTCAAAGCCGCAGCGCTTTTGCTCGCTTAA